A genomic segment from Polyangium mundeleinium encodes:
- a CDS encoding UvrD-helicase domain-containing protein produces MTEGALAFEALQGEGLADAEARALIRGALGSTMIVEAAAGTGKTTELVLRMVAVLAEGRAEIEEIVAVTFTEKAAGELKLRLRSGIERARRLAPDEAQRANLERALAHLEEARISTIHGFCADLLRERPVEAGVDPAFRVVTEAEADRRYGEAFHRWLEQILGRPPEGVRRLLRRREHGPGPIERLRRAGQELIAWRHFTARWQRPPFDRDRAVDAILAEMSAFAEASEGALHGNDPLHRDTEPARALVMRLRAEGEHRWDRDEIEAELCALSRQRDFMRPRRGAGSRYGAHTTRADLLAAHAALVASLERFQRAADGDLAALLQEELGALVATYQARKAEVGALDFEDLLVCTRDLVRDQGEVRRAFQERYRCIFVDEFQDTDPLQAEILMLLAADDPSVRAYRDVRPVPGKLFLVGDPKQAIYRFRRADLSVYEEVKELLVRRGALFVELCTSFRSVPAIQKLVNAAFAPVMVGDREALSARYVPLRPARKAIAEQPAIVCVPVPEPYGKQRLTSAAVEASVPAAVGAYLDWLLHESGWKVTERDQPGGLVPVAPRHVCLVFRRFESHGEDVTRAYVEALEARGIPHVLVGGKSFYAREEVETMLAALRAIERPEDELAVFATLRGSLFAVGDEALLEYRFTYGKLHPQRIPEAPLPPHLAPIAAALSLLAQLSEGRNARPIETTVTELCDATRACVGFALRPSGERALANVLHIAELGRAYEASGGTSFRAFVEQLEEDAERGRAPEAPILEEGGDGVRIMTAHRAKGLEFPVVVLADVTARLGAQAVSRYVDASRSLCALRLGSVAPLDLVEHEALEMRRDEAEGTRLVYVAATRARDLVIVPAVGDDPRFPEQSWIGPIHAAIAPPSGAMPSADAAPGCPPFGDDTVLSRPPGISRGPATVCPGEYSLPGGHDVVWWDVTRLDLAREPAFGVRREDMLRKDAPVGRVEEDLETYRRWVRERAADRERGARPLYKVQTVTERAETSNEAPGLDVPIVDVGREAGRPGGARFGELVHAVLAQIPLSADRDVVEQAAALAARLFGATEIEEAAAVRAVVLALAHPVIERARAAEARGECRRETPLSLMAEDGTLIEGIVDLAFREPNGWTVVDFKTDREIDRAGPVYRRQVSLYATAIGRATGEACTALLLRV; encoded by the coding sequence GTGACTGAAGGCGCGCTCGCGTTCGAGGCGCTGCAAGGCGAGGGGCTCGCCGACGCGGAGGCGCGCGCGCTCATCCGCGGTGCGCTCGGGAGCACGATGATCGTCGAGGCCGCGGCCGGCACGGGCAAGACGACTGAGCTCGTGCTCCGCATGGTCGCCGTGCTCGCGGAGGGGCGCGCGGAGATCGAGGAGATCGTCGCGGTCACGTTCACCGAAAAAGCCGCCGGCGAGCTGAAGCTCCGGTTGCGCAGCGGGATCGAGCGCGCGCGGAGGCTCGCCCCGGACGAGGCGCAACGCGCGAACCTGGAGCGGGCGCTCGCGCATCTGGAGGAGGCGCGGATCAGCACGATCCATGGGTTTTGCGCGGATCTCCTGCGCGAACGTCCCGTGGAGGCAGGCGTCGATCCGGCGTTTCGCGTGGTGACCGAGGCCGAGGCGGATCGGCGGTACGGCGAGGCGTTCCATCGGTGGCTGGAACAGATCCTCGGCCGCCCGCCGGAAGGTGTTCGGAGGCTCCTGCGGCGGCGTGAGCACGGCCCCGGGCCGATCGAAAGGCTGCGCCGCGCCGGACAGGAGCTCATCGCCTGGCGACATTTCACCGCGCGCTGGCAGCGGCCTCCCTTCGATCGGGACCGCGCCGTCGACGCGATCCTCGCGGAAATGTCGGCCTTCGCCGAGGCGAGCGAAGGCGCGCTCCACGGAAACGACCCGCTGCACCGCGACACCGAGCCGGCACGCGCGCTCGTCATGCGTCTGCGCGCCGAGGGCGAGCATCGCTGGGATCGTGACGAGATCGAGGCCGAGCTCTGCGCCCTCAGCAGGCAACGCGACTTCATGCGACCGCGGCGCGGCGCGGGATCCCGCTACGGAGCGCACACGACGCGGGCCGATCTGCTCGCGGCGCACGCGGCGCTCGTGGCGTCGCTTGAACGGTTTCAGCGCGCGGCTGACGGGGATCTCGCGGCGCTTTTGCAGGAGGAGCTCGGCGCGCTCGTCGCGACGTACCAGGCGCGCAAGGCCGAGGTGGGCGCGCTCGACTTCGAGGATCTGCTCGTCTGCACGCGCGACCTCGTGCGCGATCAGGGCGAAGTGCGCCGCGCGTTCCAGGAGCGGTACCGCTGCATCTTCGTCGACGAGTTCCAGGACACGGACCCGCTCCAGGCCGAGATCCTCATGTTGCTCGCGGCCGACGATCCGAGCGTCCGCGCCTACCGCGACGTGCGGCCCGTGCCCGGGAAGCTCTTCCTCGTCGGGGATCCGAAGCAGGCAATCTACCGGTTTCGTCGGGCCGATCTTTCCGTGTACGAGGAGGTCAAAGAGCTGCTCGTCCGGCGCGGCGCGCTCTTCGTGGAGCTCTGCACGAGCTTCCGATCGGTCCCCGCGATCCAGAAGCTCGTGAACGCGGCCTTCGCGCCCGTGATGGTGGGTGATCGCGAGGCGCTCTCCGCGCGGTACGTGCCGCTTCGGCCCGCGCGCAAGGCGATCGCAGAGCAGCCCGCGATCGTGTGCGTGCCCGTGCCCGAGCCGTACGGCAAGCAGCGGCTCACCTCGGCCGCGGTCGAAGCGAGCGTACCCGCAGCGGTGGGCGCGTACCTCGACTGGCTCCTGCACGAGAGCGGTTGGAAGGTGACCGAGCGAGATCAGCCAGGTGGGCTCGTTCCGGTGGCGCCGCGGCACGTTTGTCTGGTCTTCCGCCGCTTCGAGAGCCACGGCGAGGACGTCACGCGCGCCTACGTCGAGGCTCTCGAAGCGCGCGGCATCCCGCACGTGCTCGTCGGCGGAAAATCGTTTTACGCCCGCGAGGAGGTCGAGACGATGCTCGCGGCGCTGCGCGCGATCGAGCGTCCGGAAGACGAGCTCGCCGTCTTCGCGACGCTGCGTGGCTCGCTCTTCGCCGTCGGCGACGAGGCGTTGCTCGAATATCGGTTCACCTACGGGAAGTTGCACCCCCAACGAATTCCCGAGGCCCCGCTGCCGCCGCACCTCGCGCCGATCGCCGCCGCGCTCTCGCTCCTCGCGCAGCTCTCCGAGGGGCGAAACGCCCGGCCGATCGAGACCACGGTGACCGAGCTTTGCGACGCGACACGCGCCTGCGTAGGGTTTGCCCTGCGTCCCTCGGGCGAACGCGCGCTCGCCAACGTGCTGCACATCGCCGAGCTCGGGCGCGCCTACGAGGCCTCGGGTGGCACGTCGTTCCGCGCGTTCGTCGAGCAACTCGAAGAGGACGCCGAGCGCGGCCGCGCGCCCGAAGCGCCGATCCTCGAAGAGGGCGGCGACGGCGTGCGGATCATGACGGCGCATCGAGCCAAGGGTCTCGAATTCCCCGTCGTGGTGCTCGCCGACGTGACCGCGCGCCTCGGCGCGCAAGCTGTGAGCCGCTACGTCGACGCTTCGCGCTCGCTCTGCGCGCTTCGCCTCGGCAGCGTCGCGCCCTTGGACCTCGTGGAGCACGAGGCGCTCGAGATGCGGCGCGACGAGGCCGAAGGCACGCGGCTCGTGTACGTGGCCGCGACGCGCGCGCGCGACCTCGTCATCGTGCCGGCCGTGGGCGACGATCCGCGGTTCCCCGAGCAGTCGTGGATCGGCCCGATCCACGCGGCGATCGCGCCTCCCTCGGGCGCGATGCCGTCCGCCGACGCGGCGCCCGGCTGCCCGCCGTTCGGTGACGATACGGTCCTGTCACGGCCGCCGGGCATTTCACGCGGGCCGGCGACGGTTTGTCCGGGCGAATATTCTTTGCCCGGCGGTCACGATGTCGTGTGGTGGGACGTGACGCGCCTCGACCTCGCGCGCGAGCCTGCGTTCGGCGTGCGCCGTGAGGACATGCTGCGCAAGGACGCGCCCGTTGGCCGCGTGGAAGAGGATCTGGAGACGTATCGACGTTGGGTCCGGGAGCGCGCGGCTGATCGCGAGCGCGGCGCGCGTCCGCTGTACAAGGTGCAGACGGTCACGGAGCGAGCCGAGACGTCGAACGAAGCGCCTGGTCTCGACGTGCCGATCGTCGATGTCGGTCGCGAAGCGGGCCGGCCCGGGGGGGCTCGCTTCGGCGAGCTCGTGCATGCGGTGCTCGCGCAGATCCCGCTTTCGGCTGACCGGGATGTGGTGGAGCAGGCGGCGGCGCTCGCGGCGCGGCTCTTCGGCGCGACCGAGATCGAGGAGGCGGCGGCGGTACGCGCGGTGGTCCTCGCGCTCGCGCATCCGGTGATCGAGAGGGCACGCGCGGCCGAGGCGCGCGGCGAATGCCGGCGGGAGACGCCGCTTAGCCTGATGGCCGAGGATGGGACGCTGATCGAGGGCATCGTCGACCTCGCGTTTCGTGAGCCGAACGGATGGACCGTGGTGGATTTCAAGACCGACCGCGAGATCGACCGCGCGGGGCCCGTGTATCGGCGGCAGGTGTCACTTTATGCGACGGCGATCGGGCGGGCGACGGGGGAGGCCTGCACGGCATTGCTCTTGCGGGTTTGA
- a CDS encoding HD domain-containing protein, translating to MTPLLKRALDQAAVWHRGQKRKYPGVDVPYVSHLAGVAVLLAKHGFDEEVIAAGALHDAIEDTGATAEDIARLFGRRVADLVLAVTEPAKTFAWEERKQRYLEQFMNNPWDAQAITIADKIDNFQSIVVCAATHGDPWPMFRRGRDTQIAGFRALRERIVRLPPHPLIDEFERAFADVLAAPAGAALEHRSA from the coding sequence ATGACGCCCCTCCTCAAGCGTGCGCTCGATCAGGCGGCGGTTTGGCATCGAGGACAGAAACGCAAGTACCCCGGCGTCGACGTGCCGTACGTGAGCCACCTGGCCGGCGTCGCCGTCCTCCTCGCCAAGCATGGCTTCGACGAAGAGGTCATCGCGGCAGGCGCGCTGCACGATGCCATCGAGGACACCGGCGCGACAGCCGAGGACATCGCGCGTTTGTTCGGGCGCCGCGTCGCCGATCTCGTGCTCGCCGTGACCGAGCCCGCGAAGACGTTCGCCTGGGAGGAGCGCAAACAGCGCTACCTCGAGCAATTCATGAACAACCCCTGGGACGCCCAGGCCATCACCATTGCGGACAAGATCGACAACTTCCAATCGATCGTCGTCTGCGCGGCCACCCACGGCGATCCCTGGCCCATGTTTCGCCGCGGCCGCGATACACAAATCGCCGGCTTCCGCGCGTTGCGCGAGCGCATCGTGCGCCTACCGCCGCACCCGTTGATCGACGAGTTCGAACGCGCCTTCGCCGACGTCCTCGCCGCTCCCGCCGGCGCCGCGCTCGAACATCGCTCGGCCTGA
- a CDS encoding YcbK family protein, giving the protein MLTLAAPFAFGEAFAEEAAPKAAEPAKAQAPAKTEKAPEEPKKTAAAPKKRKNRRKAPPKRMVQAEPKTAEAANKAASTKAKPAPATKPATHEKGATTTASTKGATTTASTKTTSAKKSEGATTTASTKGATTTASTKTASAKKTEGAAGMSRSKKASTRASSKKRKGTKKAEAETDRPPCFAPAVSIDRNGLEGETFSLVDCKGKVLDDAREKLSVLARPWGTPRPELPKAKKPDPRTAKQEKPAAAKGKGGKEKAPEPAVASQEIAPNVRLLDPGLLSRVEAIAKHFPGKGISLVSGYRPKSRGSLHQSARALDLRVAGVSNEEVVAFCKTIADTGCGYYPNSSFVHVDVRTPGTGSVTWIDASGPGETPRYVSQWPPPPEPTDAQATSPVAAVDEAMEQQGKEQPAAKELPAPKDQQPAAKELPAPKDPPAAQAQAPTNPTAQPPAEKDEEPKEADPKDPVPPPKKTQPTPPPAAPSPTTR; this is encoded by the coding sequence GCGAAGACGGAGAAGGCGCCCGAGGAGCCCAAGAAAACCGCCGCTGCGCCGAAGAAACGCAAGAACCGACGCAAGGCCCCGCCGAAGCGCATGGTGCAGGCCGAGCCGAAGACGGCCGAGGCCGCGAACAAGGCAGCGTCGACGAAGGCCAAGCCCGCGCCGGCCACGAAGCCCGCCACGCACGAAAAGGGTGCGACGACGACGGCCAGCACGAAGGGCGCGACGACGACGGCTAGCACGAAGACCACGAGCGCCAAGAAGTCTGAGGGCGCGACGACGACGGCCAGCACGAAGGGCGCGACGACGACGGCCAGCACGAAGACCGCGAGCGCGAAAAAGACCGAGGGCGCGGCGGGTATGTCGCGCTCGAAGAAGGCGTCGACGCGGGCGTCGAGCAAGAAGCGCAAGGGCACGAAGAAAGCCGAAGCCGAGACGGATCGCCCACCCTGCTTCGCGCCGGCGGTGTCGATCGATCGGAACGGCCTCGAAGGTGAGACGTTCTCGCTCGTCGACTGCAAGGGCAAGGTGCTCGACGACGCGCGCGAGAAGCTCAGCGTGCTCGCGCGGCCCTGGGGCACGCCGCGGCCCGAGCTTCCGAAGGCGAAAAAACCCGACCCGCGCACGGCGAAGCAGGAAAAACCGGCCGCGGCCAAGGGCAAGGGAGGCAAGGAGAAGGCGCCAGAGCCGGCGGTTGCGTCCCAGGAGATCGCGCCGAACGTACGGCTGCTCGATCCAGGGCTCCTGTCGCGGGTCGAGGCGATCGCGAAGCATTTCCCGGGCAAGGGGATCTCGCTCGTGAGCGGCTATCGCCCGAAGAGCCGGGGCAGCTTGCACCAGAGCGCGCGCGCGCTCGACCTGCGCGTCGCGGGTGTATCGAACGAGGAGGTCGTCGCGTTCTGCAAGACGATCGCGGACACGGGCTGCGGCTACTACCCGAACAGCTCGTTCGTCCACGTCGACGTGCGCACGCCGGGCACGGGCTCGGTGACCTGGATCGACGCATCGGGGCCGGGAGAAACGCCACGCTACGTGAGCCAGTGGCCGCCGCCGCCGGAGCCCACGGACGCGCAGGCGACGTCGCCCGTCGCCGCGGTGGACGAGGCGATGGAGCAGCAGGGCAAGGAGCAGCCCGCGGCGAAGGAGCTGCCGGCTCCGAAGGATCAGCAGCCCGCGGCGAAGGAGCTGCCGGCCCCGAAGGACCCTCCCGCGGCGCAGGCGCAGGCCCCCACGAATCCGACGGCGCAGCCGCCGGCGGAAAAGGACGAGGAGCCCAAGGAAGCCGACCCGAAGGATCCGGTGCCTCCGCCGAAGAAGACGCAGCCGACCCCGCCCCCCGCGGCTCCGTCACCGACGACGCGATAA